CAATCGGTTCTTGGCGCACGAATTTGGAGCCATTGACCTGGCGAGACCGGAGCCTCCGCCAGAGAGCGGTTTCTGCATCGGTAGCTGCATGCCGCAAGCGCCTGGCACGTCCCGTCTTGATCTCATTGGCAGGACGCAAAGCGGAAACTCCCCCTCACCCGACGCGCTCCGCGCGTCGACCTCTCCCCGCAAGCGGGGAGAGGTTAGCACCTCGCGGCATCACCCGAATAGGCCCGCATGAACACCGCCTTCCTCATCCAGCTCCTGGTCAACGGCCTCGTGGTCGGCACGCTCTACGGCGTGGTCGCGATGTCTTTCGTGCTGATCTACAAGGCGACGCAAGTCGTCAATTTCGCGCAAGGCGAGCTGCTGTTGATCGGCGCCTGGGTGTGCTGGGCGCTGCTGCTGAAATACAACGTGCCGTTCTGGCTCGGCATGCCCTTGACGCTCGTCTTCATGTTCGTGTTCGGCATCGCGATCCAGGTCTTGATCCTGCGTCCGATGATCGGCGAGCCGATCATCTCGGTGATCATGGTGACGATCGGGCTGTCGATGGTGTTCCAGGCCGCGCTGAAATGGATCTTCGGCGTCAACCCGCAGCCCTTTCCGCGCGTGTTCCAGAACCAGGCGATGGACTTCTTCGGCATACCGATCCAGACCGTCTATGTCATGAGCCTCGTCGTCTCGCTCGCGATGATGGTCGGCATGGCCTGGTTCTTCCGTTCCTCGAAATATGGCCTTGCCATGCGCGCCACCGCCTTCAACCAGCAGGTCGCGCAATCGCTCGGCATTTCCGTGAAAAACGTGTTCGCGATGGCCTGGGCGATCTCGGCGACCGTCTCGGCGGTCGCGGGCGTCGTGGTCGCCGTCGTCAACGGCGTGTCCTCCGGCCTGTCGACCTACGGCATCAAGGTGTTTCCGGCCGCGATCCTTGGCGGGCTCGATTCGATCGGCGGTGCCGTGCTCGGCGGCATCATCATCGGGCTACTCGAAAATATCGCGCAATATGTCGACAGCGAGTATCTGCACTGGGGCAATCTCTACGAGATCGCGCCGTTCTACGTCCTGATCATCATCCTGATGATCAAGCCGTACGGGCTGTTCGGCACCAAGGACATCGAGCGGATCTGATCATGGCGCATTCCCTCATTCCCGCCGGCGACTTCCGCACCAGCTATGCTGCGGACACCACGATCTTTCCGACCACGACGAGCCGCAACTTCACGATAGCAGGCGTCGCGCTGCTTTGCCTGGCGCCGCAGATCTTCAGCGAATACTGGCTGTCGGTCTCGATCCAGATCGGCATCTTCGCGATCGCGGCGCTGGGGCTGAACATCCTGGTCGGCTTCACCGGCCAGATCTCGATCGGACACGCCGCGTTCTTCCTGCTCGGCGCCTTCACCTCGGCCTACATCTCCAACAACGCGCCGATCCCGGTGTTCTTCGCGATTCCCCTGGCCGGCGTCGTCACCGCGCTCGTGGGCCTGATCTTCGGCCTGCCGGCGGCGCGGCTCAAGGGTCTCTACCTCGTCATCGCCACGCTCGCGGCGCAGTATATCCTGCTCGACTTCTTCTCCCGCGCGGAATGGTTCTCCGGCGGCTCGGTGCCGGCGAGCGCCAATCCGTTCTCGATCTTCGGCTATACGCTGCGCGGCGACCGGCAATATTTCTACGTGGTGCTGGCCTATCTGCTGGCAAGCTTCATCCTCGTCACCAATCTGATGCGCACGCGCGACGGCCGCGCGCTGGTCGCGCTCCGCGACCACTACCTCTCCGCCGAGATCATGGGCATCAACCTGACCAAGTACCGCACGCTGTCGTTCGGGCTTGCCGCCTTCTTCGCCGGCATCGCCGGCGCGCTTTATGCGCACTACCAGCTCGTGATCTCGCAGGAAGGCTTCGGCATCGAGCGCTCGATCCTGTTCCTGGCCATGGTCATCATCGGCGGCACCGGCTCGATCATGGGCACGCTGATGGGCACCGCCTTCGTGGTGCTGCTGCCGGAATCGATGGAGTGGATCAGCGTGCACCTGAAGGGCAGCGCGATCGACCATGCGCTGTCGCTGAACAACAACATCACCTTTCTGCGCGAGATCGCGATCGGCCTGATCATCATCGGCTTCCTGATGTTCGAGCCTGACGGGCTCGCGCACCGGTGGCGACAGATCAAGGCCTACTGGAAGCTTTACCCGTTCTCGCATTGAGGCCGGAACGGGGCCATTCGACAGCA
This genomic interval from Bradyrhizobium sp. NP1 contains the following:
- a CDS encoding branched-chain amino acid ABC transporter permease, whose product is MNTAFLIQLLVNGLVVGTLYGVVAMSFVLIYKATQVVNFAQGELLLIGAWVCWALLLKYNVPFWLGMPLTLVFMFVFGIAIQVLILRPMIGEPIISVIMVTIGLSMVFQAALKWIFGVNPQPFPRVFQNQAMDFFGIPIQTVYVMSLVVSLAMMVGMAWFFRSSKYGLAMRATAFNQQVAQSLGISVKNVFAMAWAISATVSAVAGVVVAVVNGVSSGLSTYGIKVFPAAILGGLDSIGGAVLGGIIIGLLENIAQYVDSEYLHWGNLYEIAPFYVLIIILMIKPYGLFGTKDIERI
- a CDS encoding branched-chain amino acid ABC transporter permease: MMAHSLIPAGDFRTSYAADTTIFPTTTSRNFTIAGVALLCLAPQIFSEYWLSVSIQIGIFAIAALGLNILVGFTGQISIGHAAFFLLGAFTSAYISNNAPIPVFFAIPLAGVVTALVGLIFGLPAARLKGLYLVIATLAAQYILLDFFSRAEWFSGGSVPASANPFSIFGYTLRGDRQYFYVVLAYLLASFILVTNLMRTRDGRALVALRDHYLSAEIMGINLTKYRTLSFGLAAFFAGIAGALYAHYQLVISQEGFGIERSILFLAMVIIGGTGSIMGTLMGTAFVVLLPESMEWISVHLKGSAIDHALSLNNNITFLREIAIGLIIIGFLMFEPDGLAHRWRQIKAYWKLYPFSH